A single region of the Streptomyces sp. ITFR-16 genome encodes:
- a CDS encoding gamma carbonic anhydrase family protein produces the protein MAQQALIKGIGGKEPSIDADAFVAPTSVAIGEITMAAGSSLWYQAVLRADCGPIVIGADSNIQDNCSVHVDPGFTVTVGERVSVGHNAVLHGCTIEDDVLVGMGATVLNGAHIGAGSLVAAQALVPQGMRVPPGSLVAGVPAKVRRQLTEEELEGIRFNAVGYVELAKAHRQVCED, from the coding sequence ATGGCACAGCAGGCTTTGATCAAGGGCATCGGCGGCAAGGAGCCGTCCATCGACGCGGACGCCTTCGTCGCCCCGACCTCGGTCGCGATCGGCGAGATCACGATGGCCGCGGGCTCCAGCCTCTGGTACCAGGCGGTGCTGCGCGCGGACTGCGGTCCCATCGTCATCGGCGCCGACTCCAACATCCAGGACAACTGCAGCGTCCATGTCGATCCCGGCTTCACCGTGACGGTCGGCGAGCGGGTGTCGGTCGGGCACAACGCCGTGCTGCACGGCTGCACCATCGAGGACGACGTCCTGGTCGGTATGGGCGCCACCGTGCTCAACGGTGCGCACATCGGCGCCGGTTCGCTGGTCGCGGCCCAGGCGCTCGTCCCGCAGGGGATGCGGGTGCCCCCGGGCTCACTGGTCGCGGGCGTGCCGGCCAAGGTCAGGCGGCAGCTGACCGAGGAGGAGCTCGAGGGCATCAGGTTCAACGCGGTCGGTTACGTGGAGCTGGCCAAGGCCCACCGCCAGGTCTGCGAGGACTGA
- a CDS encoding acyltransferase → MPKNRNAFSSLTAWRRRALSGAVHRCWRWVREAGAVTAAHPGGLRFARIGEGTRLAFPQGTVFGEPWIELGDHCVIGEQVTLTAGLMPDLDLGSEPILTLGDGVVLGRGSHVVADTTVTIGSDTYCGPYVYITSTNHSYDDPQQPVGKQWPRMEPVAIGPGCWIGTGAVVLPGARLGRNVVVAAGAVVRGEVPDHAVVAGAPARVVRSWDPEKGWQPPLRTPAPVPIPAGVTPEQLLAVAELDEA, encoded by the coding sequence GTGCCGAAGAACAGAAACGCGTTCTCCTCCCTGACCGCCTGGCGGCGGCGCGCCCTGTCCGGGGCCGTCCACCGCTGCTGGCGCTGGGTGCGGGAAGCGGGCGCGGTCACCGCCGCGCACCCCGGCGGCCTCCGGTTCGCGCGGATCGGCGAGGGCACCCGGCTGGCGTTTCCGCAGGGCACCGTCTTCGGGGAGCCATGGATCGAGCTGGGCGACCACTGCGTCATCGGCGAACAGGTCACCCTGACGGCGGGGCTCATGCCCGACCTTGACCTCGGCTCCGAACCGATCCTGACCCTGGGCGACGGAGTGGTGCTGGGCCGCGGCAGCCATGTCGTCGCCGACACCACCGTGACCATCGGCTCGGACACGTACTGCGGGCCGTACGTCTACATCACCTCGACCAACCACAGCTACGACGACCCGCAGCAGCCGGTCGGCAAGCAGTGGCCCCGGATGGAGCCGGTCGCCATCGGGCCCGGCTGCTGGATCGGCACCGGAGCGGTGGTCCTGCCCGGCGCGCGCCTCGGGCGCAACGTGGTCGTGGCGGCGGGCGCGGTGGTGCGGGGCGAGGTCCCGGACCACGCGGTGGTGGCCGGTGCGCCCGCCCGCGTCGTACGGAGCTGGGATCCCGAGAAGGGCTGGCAGCCGCCCCTGCGCACGCCGGCCCCGGTGCCGATCCCGGCGGGCGTGACGCCCGAACAGCTCCTGGCCGTGGCGGAACTCGACGAGGCCTGA
- a CDS encoding DMT family transporter: MTALFALATSLLWGLADFGGGLLTRRTPALTVVLVSQVIASVVLGVIVVATGGWSEAGGQLSFAVAAGAVGPVAMLSFYKALALGPMGVVSPLGSLGVAVPVAVGLIAGERPGLLQFAGVAVAVAGIVMAGGPQLRGAPVQRRAVLLTLVAAFGFGAVMSLIAEASTTVTGLFLALFVQRVTNTAVGGLALCVSLRRGGRALPEGGGVAAVRAALPALAFVGLADVAANGTYSIAAQNGPVTVAAVLASLYPVVTALAARGFLGERLRGVQAAGAGLALVGTVLLATG, translated from the coding sequence ATGACAGCACTGTTCGCCCTGGCCACCAGCCTGTTGTGGGGGCTGGCCGACTTCGGCGGCGGCTTGCTGACCCGGCGTACGCCCGCGCTCACGGTGGTGCTCGTCTCGCAGGTGATCGCCTCAGTGGTACTCGGCGTGATCGTGGTCGCGACGGGCGGCTGGAGCGAGGCGGGCGGGCAGCTCTCGTTCGCGGTCGCGGCGGGGGCCGTCGGGCCGGTCGCGATGCTCAGCTTCTACAAGGCCCTGGCCCTCGGCCCGATGGGCGTGGTCTCCCCGCTCGGTTCGCTGGGCGTCGCCGTGCCGGTGGCCGTCGGCCTGATCGCCGGTGAGCGGCCGGGGCTGCTCCAGTTCGCCGGGGTCGCCGTGGCCGTCGCCGGCATCGTGATGGCGGGCGGTCCGCAGCTGCGCGGGGCGCCGGTGCAGCGCCGGGCCGTGCTGCTGACCCTGGTGGCCGCCTTCGGCTTCGGGGCCGTGATGTCCCTGATCGCGGAGGCGTCCACCACGGTGACCGGGCTGTTCCTGGCCCTGTTCGTGCAGCGCGTCACCAACACGGCCGTGGGCGGGCTGGCACTCTGCGTCTCGCTGCGGCGCGGCGGCCGTGCGCTGCCGGAGGGCGGGGGCGTCGCCGCCGTGCGCGCCGCACTGCCCGCCCTGGCCTTCGTGGGCCTGGCGGACGTCGCGGCCAACGGCACCTACTCGATCGCCGCGCAGAACGGGCCGGTGACGGTCGCCGCGGTGCTGGCCTCGCTCTACCCGGTGGTCACGGCGCTGGCCGCGCGCGGCTTCCTCGGCGAGCGGCTGCGCGGGGTGCAGGCGGCGGGCGCCGGGCTCGCCCTGGTGGGCACGGTGCTGCTGGCGACGGGGTAG
- a CDS encoding XRE family transcriptional regulator: MTDLDQLTQSLARNLKRWRGERGFTLDALAARAGVSRGMIIQIEQARTNPSVGTTVKLADALGVSITTLLDYDQGTPVRLVPAAQAVRMWSTQAGSATTLLVGTEARGPLELWSWRLMPGDGSASDPHPEGTVELLHVTAGTLTLVVDDTPYTVPAGTSATFEAHHPHGYRNEGEEPVELTMAVSIPPAR, from the coding sequence GTGACTGATCTCGACCAGCTGACCCAGTCCCTCGCGCGCAACCTCAAGCGCTGGCGCGGTGAGCGGGGCTTCACCCTGGACGCGCTGGCCGCACGCGCCGGCGTCAGCCGCGGCATGATCATCCAGATCGAGCAGGCACGGACCAACCCGAGCGTCGGCACCACCGTCAAGCTCGCCGACGCCCTCGGCGTCAGCATCACCACGCTGCTCGACTACGACCAGGGCACCCCGGTCCGTCTGGTCCCCGCCGCCCAGGCCGTCCGCATGTGGTCCACACAGGCGGGCAGCGCCACCACCCTGCTGGTCGGCACGGAGGCCCGGGGGCCGCTCGAACTCTGGTCCTGGCGGCTGATGCCCGGCGACGGGAGCGCGTCGGACCCGCACCCCGAGGGCACCGTGGAACTGCTGCATGTCACCGCGGGCACCCTCACGCTGGTCGTCGACGACACCCCGTACACCGTGCCGGCGGGCACCTCGGCCACCTTCGAGGCCCACCACCCGCACGGTTACCGGAACGAGGGCGAGGAGCCGGTCGAACTCACCATGGCCGTCTCCATCCCGCCCGCCAGATGA
- a CDS encoding YbaK/EbsC family protein, with protein MRAPIGSFDNARPAVERLELLTAPVAAAVTAGWGGVPAEQIIHVDTDPEIADTAAFVEHHGADLLKRSANCVVVAGKRGEDVTLAACLVLSHTRVDVNGVVRKHLGARKARFAPMDTAVGESGMEYGGITPVGLPAAWALLIDAAVADEDWVLIGSGSRRGKLIMPGKALAALPGAVVLEGLGIQA; from the coding sequence ATGCGCGCACCCATCGGCTCCTTCGACAACGCCCGCCCAGCAGTTGAACGCCTGGAGCTGCTCACCGCCCCCGTGGCGGCGGCGGTCACCGCGGGCTGGGGTGGCGTTCCCGCCGAGCAGATCATCCACGTCGACACCGATCCGGAGATCGCCGACACCGCCGCCTTCGTGGAGCACCACGGAGCCGACCTGCTGAAGCGGTCGGCGAACTGCGTGGTCGTGGCGGGCAAGCGTGGCGAGGACGTCACACTCGCCGCCTGCCTCGTCCTCTCCCACACCCGCGTCGACGTGAACGGCGTCGTCCGCAAGCACCTGGGCGCCCGCAAGGCGCGGTTCGCCCCGATGGACACGGCGGTCGGCGAGAGCGGCATGGAGTACGGCGGCATCACACCCGTCGGACTCCCGGCCGCCTGGGCGCTGCTGATCGACGCGGCCGTCGCGGACGAGGACTGGGTCCTGATCGGCAGCGGCTCCCGCCGGGGCAAGCTGATCATGCCCGGCAAGGCGCTGGCCGCACTGCCCGGCGCGGTGGTGCTCGAAGGACTCGGTATCCAGGCCTGA
- a CDS encoding CoA-binding protein codes for MYADTETIRRILQDTGDTWAVVGLSNNRSRAAYGVAGVLRRFGKRVVPVHPKAESVHGEQGYASLAEIPFPVDVVDVFVNSELAGAVADEAVAAGARAVWFQLGVIDEKAYARTRAAGLDMVMDRCPAIEIPALPR; via the coding sequence ATGTACGCAGACACGGAGACGATCCGCAGGATTCTTCAGGACACCGGCGACACCTGGGCCGTGGTGGGGCTGTCCAACAACCGCTCCCGCGCGGCCTACGGGGTGGCAGGGGTGCTCCGGCGCTTCGGCAAGCGCGTGGTGCCCGTGCACCCGAAGGCCGAGTCGGTGCACGGCGAGCAGGGCTACGCCTCGCTGGCGGAGATACCGTTCCCCGTCGACGTGGTGGACGTCTTCGTCAACAGCGAGCTGGCGGGCGCGGTCGCCGACGAGGCCGTCGCGGCCGGGGCCCGTGCGGTCTGGTTCCAGCTCGGCGTGATCGACGAGAAGGCGTACGCGCGCACGAGGGCGGCCGGGCTCGACATGGTCATGGACCGCTGCCCGGCGATCGAGATCCCCGCGCTCCCCCGGTAG
- a CDS encoding YigZ family protein, with protein MQEQYRTVARAGVHESEINRSRFICALAPAATEQEAQEFVARVRKEHPTATHNCFAYVIGADASVQKASDDGEPGGTAGVPMLQMLTRREMRYVVAVVTRYYGGVKLGAGGLIRAYGGVVGEALDAIGTRTRQRFRLATVTVGHQRAGRLENELRATGRTVRDVRYAEAVTIEIGLPDADVEEFRRWLADATAGEAELELGGEAYGDA; from the coding sequence ATGCAGGAGCAGTACCGGACCGTCGCCCGAGCGGGCGTGCACGAGAGCGAGATCAACCGTTCGCGCTTCATCTGCGCGCTCGCCCCCGCCGCCACCGAGCAGGAGGCGCAGGAGTTCGTCGCCCGCGTCCGCAAGGAGCACCCCACCGCCACCCACAACTGCTTCGCGTACGTGATCGGCGCCGACGCCTCCGTACAGAAGGCCAGTGACGACGGCGAGCCCGGCGGCACCGCCGGCGTCCCCATGCTCCAGATGCTCACCCGGCGCGAGATGCGGTACGTCGTCGCCGTCGTCACCCGCTACTACGGCGGGGTGAAGCTGGGCGCCGGCGGGCTGATCCGGGCCTACGGAGGCGTGGTCGGCGAGGCGCTCGACGCGATCGGCACCCGCACCCGGCAGCGGTTCCGGCTCGCCACCGTCACCGTCGGCCACCAGCGGGCCGGGCGGCTGGAGAACGAGCTGCGGGCCACCGGCAGGACCGTGCGCGACGTCCGGTACGCGGAGGCCGTGACCATCGAGATCGGGCTGCCGGACGCCGATGTCGAGGAGTTCCGCCGCTGGCTGGCCGACGCCACGGCGGGCGAGGCGGAACTGGAACTGGGCGGCGAGGCGTACGGCGACGCCTGA
- a CDS encoding exonuclease SbcCD subunit D, with protein sequence MRILHTSDWHLGRSFHRVPLIEAQAAYLDHLVATVRAHAVDVVLVAGDVYDRAVPPLVAVQLFDDALHRLAAEGVPAVMISGNHDSARRLGVGAGLIGRAGIHLRTDPAHCATPVVLADTHGDVAFYGLPYLEPALVKDVFKAERAGHEAVLTAAMDRVRADLAERPEGTRSVVLAHAFVAGGEPSDSERDITVGGVAAVPAGVFDGVDYAALGHLHGCQTVTERVRYSGSPLAYSFSEADHRKTMWLIDLDAAGTVAAERIDCPVPRPLARLRGRLDTLLEDPALDRHENAWVEATLTDPVRPAEPMARLTERFPHTLSLVFEPERAPEDPHTSYARRLRGRDDQSIAEDFVAHVRGGTGTDAHERSVLRSAFDHVRVDDSVREVNR encoded by the coding sequence TTGAGAATTCTGCACACATCGGACTGGCACCTGGGGCGGTCGTTCCACCGGGTCCCCCTGATCGAGGCCCAGGCCGCCTACCTCGACCACCTCGTGGCCACGGTGCGCGCGCACGCGGTCGACGTCGTCCTCGTGGCGGGTGACGTGTACGACAGGGCGGTGCCGCCGCTGGTGGCCGTCCAGCTCTTCGACGACGCACTGCACCGGCTGGCCGCCGAGGGCGTACCCGCGGTGATGATCTCCGGCAACCACGACTCGGCGCGGCGGCTCGGCGTCGGCGCGGGCCTCATCGGCCGGGCCGGCATCCATCTGCGCACCGACCCCGCCCACTGCGCCACCCCCGTCGTCCTCGCGGACACCCACGGCGACGTGGCGTTCTACGGGCTGCCCTATCTGGAACCCGCGCTGGTCAAGGACGTGTTCAAGGCGGAACGCGCCGGGCACGAGGCCGTGCTCACCGCCGCCATGGACCGCGTCCGCGCCGACCTCGCCGAGCGGCCGGAGGGCACCCGGTCCGTGGTGCTCGCCCACGCCTTCGTCGCCGGCGGCGAGCCCAGCGACAGCGAACGCGACATCACCGTCGGCGGCGTCGCCGCGGTCCCCGCCGGCGTCTTCGACGGGGTCGACTACGCCGCGCTCGGGCACCTGCACGGCTGCCAGACCGTCACCGAACGCGTCCGGTACTCCGGCTCCCCGCTCGCCTACTCCTTCTCCGAGGCCGATCACCGCAAGACCATGTGGCTGATCGACCTCGACGCGGCGGGCACGGTCGCCGCCGAGCGGATCGACTGCCCGGTGCCCCGCCCGCTCGCCCGGCTCCGGGGCCGCCTCGACACCCTCCTGGAGGACCCGGCGCTGGACCGGCACGAGAACGCCTGGGTGGAGGCCACCCTCACCGATCCGGTCCGCCCGGCCGAACCGATGGCCCGCCTCACCGAGCGGTTCCCGCACACCCTCAGCCTTGTCTTCGAACCGGAAAGGGCACCCGAGGACCCGCACACCTCGTACGCCCGGCGGCTGCGCGGCCGCGACGACCAGAGCATCGCGGAGGACTTCGTGGCCCATGTCCGAGGCGGGACCGGAACCGACGCACACGAGCGGTCCGTGCTGCGCAGCGCCTTCGACCACGTCCGGGTCGACGACAGCGTGCGCGAGGTGAACCGATGA
- a CDS encoding SMC family ATPase, producing the protein MRLHTLTITAFGPFGASQEIDFDTLSAAGIFLLHGPTGAGKTSVLDAVCYALYGAVPGARQSPGTSLRSDHAPADLPTEVRLELTVGGRRLEITRRPAQPRPKKRGGGHTTEKAQSWLREHDPEQGWQALSRSHQEIGEEITQLIGMSRDQFCQVVLLPQGDFARFLRADAEARGRLLGRLFDTRRFAAVEERLAELRRAAESQVRAGDEQILAIAQRLAQAAGPAARECPLPDAQPGDPGLADAVLGWAATARSSARERLDIAASVLAGAEHRQAAARLALDAERELAALQQRYAETRHRAAAIEESRPAYDEAHARLKRARKADLVAPALELREEAERAYERASAARDRSRARLPAALADAGAEQLAALERRLREELGGLDAARRAERRSAEIRSERAELERQAAADEDLVRDTEGWLAGWEMTRQGLLARVEAAQEAATRAELLAGRLDPARRRLDAARRRDALAAEATAAEARLGEARERALSTREHWLDLRERRLRDIAAELARGLVEGLSCAVCGSKDHPAPARPGDGHVDQATEEAAEAAHRRAEQARTEAEHALAVVRERHAAARAEAAEATGAETASDAGAAGPTAHELAALVDTLTREHTEAYRVAAGTHAAREALAAAEREQRRRAEDRQQAENRAAARTSAREGLDREQASLDEVVDRARGGCATVGEHTELLQNRVALLVEAAGTVREEESAAARLKEADDRLADAAFRAGFDTPRAAADTLLDDAGQRALQHRIDAWQAEAAAVADRLADTAARAAADRDPAAPEEAQRVYDVAERAMREASAALAAARERCTELSRLSRRAADEVRALGPVREEYERVARLAGLTAGTSTDNERKMRLESYVLAARLEQVAAAATARLRRMSSGRYQLVHSDARAGGRRAGLGLHVIDAWTGRERDTATLSGGETFFASLALALGLADVVTDEAGGVRLDTLFIDEGFGSLDDQTLDEVLDVLDSLRERDRSVGIVSHVADLRRRIPAQLEVVKERHGSAVRLRAADGFSD; encoded by the coding sequence ATGAGGCTCCACACCCTCACCATCACCGCCTTCGGGCCCTTCGGCGCCAGCCAGGAGATCGACTTCGACACGCTCTCCGCCGCCGGGATCTTCCTGCTCCACGGACCGACCGGCGCCGGGAAGACCTCCGTCCTCGACGCCGTCTGCTACGCCCTCTACGGCGCCGTCCCCGGCGCCCGGCAGAGCCCCGGCACCTCCCTGCGCAGTGACCACGCCCCGGCGGACCTGCCGACCGAGGTCCGCCTCGAACTCACCGTCGGCGGGCGGCGCCTGGAGATCACCCGGCGGCCCGCCCAGCCCCGCCCCAAGAAGCGCGGCGGCGGCCACACCACGGAGAAGGCACAGAGCTGGCTGCGCGAGCACGACCCCGAGCAGGGCTGGCAGGCGCTGAGCCGCTCGCACCAGGAGATCGGCGAGGAGATCACCCAGCTCATCGGGATGAGCCGGGACCAGTTCTGCCAGGTGGTGCTGCTGCCGCAGGGCGACTTCGCCCGCTTCCTGCGCGCCGACGCCGAAGCACGCGGCCGGCTCCTCGGCCGGCTCTTCGACACCCGCCGCTTCGCCGCCGTCGAGGAGCGCCTCGCCGAGCTGCGCCGCGCCGCCGAGTCACAGGTCAGGGCCGGCGACGAACAGATCCTCGCCATCGCCCAGCGCCTCGCCCAGGCGGCCGGCCCCGCCGCCCGCGAATGCCCGCTGCCCGACGCCCAGCCCGGCGACCCGGGCCTCGCGGACGCCGTCCTCGGATGGGCGGCGACCGCCCGCAGCAGCGCCCGGGAACGGCTCGACATCGCCGCCTCGGTGCTGGCCGGCGCAGAGCACCGCCAGGCGGCGGCCCGGCTCGCCCTCGACGCCGAACGCGAACTGGCCGCCCTCCAGCAGCGGTACGCCGAGACCCGGCACCGCGCCGCCGCCATCGAGGAGAGCCGCCCCGCGTACGACGAGGCCCACGCGCGGCTGAAGCGCGCCCGCAAGGCCGACCTCGTCGCCCCCGCCCTGGAGCTCCGCGAGGAGGCCGAGCGCGCCTACGAGCGGGCGAGCGCGGCCCGGGACCGCTCCCGCGCGCGGCTGCCCGCCGCCCTGGCCGACGCGGGCGCCGAACAGCTCGCCGCCCTGGAACGCAGGCTCCGCGAGGAGCTGGGCGGCCTGGACGCCGCCCGCCGCGCCGAACGGCGCAGCGCCGAGATCCGCAGCGAGCGCGCCGAACTGGAACGCCAGGCCGCCGCCGACGAGGACCTGGTGCGTGACACCGAGGGCTGGCTGGCCGGCTGGGAGATGACCCGGCAGGGGCTGCTGGCCCGCGTCGAGGCGGCGCAGGAGGCCGCGACCCGTGCCGAACTGCTGGCCGGCCGTCTCGACCCGGCCCGCCGCCGCCTGGACGCCGCCCGGCGCCGCGATGCCCTGGCAGCCGAGGCGACGGCCGCCGAGGCCCGGCTCGGCGAGGCCCGCGAGCGTGCGCTCTCCACCCGCGAGCACTGGCTCGACCTGCGTGAACGACGGCTGCGGGACATCGCGGCGGAGCTTGCCCGGGGACTGGTCGAGGGCCTGTCCTGCGCGGTCTGCGGCTCAAAGGACCACCCCGCACCGGCCCGCCCCGGCGACGGGCACGTCGACCAGGCGACGGAGGAGGCGGCCGAGGCGGCCCACCGCCGCGCCGAACAGGCCCGGACCGAAGCGGAACACGCCCTCGCGGTCGTACGGGAGCGGCACGCTGCGGCCCGCGCCGAGGCGGCCGAAGCGACCGGCGCCGAGACCGCGTCGGACGCGGGGGCCGCGGGCCCGACGGCCCACGAGCTGGCCGCACTCGTGGACACGCTGACCCGCGAACACACCGAGGCGTACCGCGTCGCCGCCGGGACGCACGCCGCCCGTGAGGCCCTCGCGGCCGCCGAGCGCGAGCAGCGCCGGCGCGCCGAGGACCGGCAGCAGGCGGAGAACCGGGCGGCCGCCCGTACCTCCGCGCGTGAGGGCCTCGACCGCGAACAGGCCTCCCTCGACGAGGTGGTGGACCGGGCACGCGGTGGGTGTGCCACCGTCGGCGAGCACACCGAGCTCCTCCAGAACCGGGTCGCCCTGCTCGTCGAGGCGGCCGGGACGGTGCGTGAGGAGGAGAGCGCGGCGGCCCGGCTGAAGGAGGCGGACGACCGGCTCGCGGACGCCGCGTTCCGGGCCGGCTTCGACACGCCCCGGGCCGCGGCGGACACATTGCTCGACGACGCCGGGCAGCGTGCGCTCCAGCACCGGATCGACGCCTGGCAGGCCGAGGCCGCCGCCGTCGCCGACCGCCTCGCCGACACCGCCGCCCGCGCCGCCGCCGACCGCGACCCGGCCGCGCCCGAGGAGGCCCAGCGGGTGTACGACGTCGCCGAGCGGGCGATGCGGGAGGCCTCGGCCGCCCTCGCGGCGGCCCGCGAGCGCTGCACCGAACTCTCCCGGCTGTCCCGCCGCGCGGCCGATGAGGTGCGCGCCCTGGGGCCCGTACGCGAGGAGTACGAGCGGGTCGCCCGGCTCGCGGGGCTCACCGCGGGCACCTCGACGGACAACGAACGCAAGATGCGGCTGGAGTCGTACGTCCTGGCGGCCCGGCTCGAACAGGTCGCCGCGGCCGCCACCGCCCGGCTCCGGCGCATGTCGTCCGGCCGCTACCAGCTCGTCCACTCCGACGCCCGGGCCGGCGGGCGCAGGGCCGGGCTCGGACTGCACGTCATCGACGCCTGGACGGGCCGCGAGCGCGACACGGCCACGCTCTCCGGCGGCGAGACGTTCTTCGCCTCGCTCGCCCTGGCGCTGGGCCTGGCCGATGTGGTCACCGACGAGGCCGGCGGCGTACGGCTGGACACCCTCTTCATCGACGAGGGGTTCGGCAGCCTCGACGACCAGACCCTCGACGAGGTGCTCGACGTGCTCGACTCGCTGCGCGAGCGGGACCGCAGCGTCGGCATCGTCAGCCATGTCGCCGATCTGCGCCGCCGCATCCCCGCCCAGCTGGAGGTGGTGAAGGAGCGGCACGGATCGGCGGTGCGGCTCCGGGCGGCGGACGGATTCAGCGACTGA
- a CDS encoding Lrp/AsnC family transcriptional regulator, with protein MTDYSPDATDWRILDVLQRDGRATFAELAREVAMSSSAVTERVRRLEEAGVISGYAAVVDPERIGLPILAFVRLRYPNGNYKPFHDLLEATPEIVEAHHVTGDDCFVLKVTARSMSHLEAVSGKIGALGSVTTSVVYSSPLPRRAVSR; from the coding sequence ATGACCGACTATTCCCCGGACGCCACGGACTGGCGCATTCTCGATGTCCTCCAGCGGGACGGACGCGCGACGTTCGCCGAGCTCGCCCGCGAGGTGGCGATGTCGTCGAGCGCCGTGACGGAGCGGGTGCGCAGGCTGGAGGAGGCCGGCGTCATCAGCGGGTACGCGGCGGTGGTCGATCCGGAGCGGATCGGGCTGCCGATCCTGGCCTTCGTACGGCTGCGGTATCCGAACGGCAACTACAAGCCGTTCCACGACCTGCTGGAGGCGACGCCGGAGATCGTGGAGGCGCATCACGTCACCGGCGACGACTGCTTCGTCCTGAAGGTGACCGCCCGCTCGATGAGCCATCTGGAGGCCGTGTCCGGGAAGATCGGCGCCCTCGGTTCCGTCACCACGAGCGTCGTCTACTCCTCGCCCCTGCCGAGGCGTGCCGTCAGTCGCTGA
- a CDS encoding rhodanese-like domain-containing protein, whose product MTSQLITPAAAAPVPATATNPVLRVPPAAPAEAAAHFGASLAFHADVSDVAAALAADGDPGFVLLDSRSTASWDQGHIPGAVHLPTALIAEQARELLDPAVPVVTYCWGPGCNGAARAALALAELGYRVKEMLGGFEYWAREGFAFETWQGEERRAADPLTAPADADDCGC is encoded by the coding sequence ATGACTTCGCAGCTCATCACCCCTGCCGCCGCCGCCCCGGTCCCCGCCACCGCGACCAATCCGGTGCTCCGCGTACCGCCGGCCGCCCCTGCCGAGGCGGCCGCCCACTTCGGCGCCTCACTGGCCTTCCATGCCGATGTCTCCGACGTCGCCGCCGCACTCGCGGCCGACGGTGATCCCGGCTTCGTCCTCCTCGACTCCCGCTCCACCGCATCCTGGGACCAGGGGCACATCCCCGGCGCGGTGCACCTGCCGACGGCGCTCATCGCCGAACAGGCGCGGGAGTTGCTCGACCCCGCCGTGCCGGTCGTGACCTACTGCTGGGGGCCCGGCTGCAACGGCGCCGCCCGGGCCGCGCTCGCGCTCGCCGAACTCGGCTACCGGGTCAAGGAGATGCTCGGCGGATTCGAGTACTGGGCCCGTGAGGGCTTCGCGTTCGAGACCTGGCAGGGGGAGGAACGGCGCGCCGCCGATCCGCTCACCGCACCGGCCGACGCGGACGACTGCGGTTGCTGA